AATCAAGAAGTTCAGCCCTGTATCGTGTGGTTTTAACATGCTTGGAAGCCATTTTCATCATTCCGCATCCCCTTTGCCCTTTAGACCAACCCGGCAGGATCTTGCGCGATCAGACCAAGAGGTTTTGAGTCCGGATTTTAGCACCTATTTGCAAACCACGGCCTCTTGTTGCCGGTAGCGTTCGTCCAGGAGCAAAGCGATCCTTGCCATAACGGCGCTGGCTACACCCTCAAACTGATCCCGGTATTTTCGCTGGGAATCCCTGGAGAAAAGTTGGAACGGCGTATCGATCCGGTAGGGCTTTAGGCGGTCTTCGATGGACAGGGGATCGCCCACGCGATAGACGATTCGCCCGCTCCGGGCGAAAGGCAGGCGCCTCCGATAGACCTGTTCGGAATTGTTGCATCCAATGGGAACGATCTTTTTCCGACTCCAGAGGGCCAGCTGGGCGAGACCCGTTTTCCCCTCCGCCAGCCTGATGGACCGGGTTCCCTCGGGGAAGATAATCAGATTCAATCCCCGGTCAACAAGGGCCTGGCGGCTCAGTTCCGCCACCCGCTCCATGACCAGATCATAATAATCGCGAATAAAACCAACGAAGTCATCGCCCCAAGCCCGAAAGATCCGGGCGGCGTTTTCCGGATACGTCCCTGCATGATCGTACCTGCCGTCAATGACGTCCTTCACGTCCCGGTACAGCGCCGGATCAATCGGCTCTCCGAATTTTTTCCTGTAAAACTCTTCGATCAGATACGCCATGGACGGCACGGGAATCAGATTGCACGCATCGAGGCATTTTCCCAACAGTGCATTGCGGTAGTACTTGCCCTTGACCCAGACCGTTGTGTAGGGAAACGTCTTCAAAGTCCAGAGTTTCCACTGGAATGGCCAATAGTTATATCGATCCGTATGGTTCATGGCGAAGATGACGTTTTCATCGAGGGGAATCTTTTCGAGGTTTTCGATGTGAATATCGACTTGGGCGAAAAAACGGTAGTTAGGGGTCAGGAAAAAATTCGCCACCAACATCTGGCCCCGGGGTTCAGCGACCAATCGTATGCGGCTCAGATGTTCGATGTCAACCATAAGCGCCCATAATGATTTGAACGTTCACAGCCATGTGCCGCCGATCCCTGCGGCATCGCGACCGATGGGAGAGAGCACCGGGGGGGACATCCTTCATGGGAAGGTGAAGGATCGCTCTCATTAACCCGGGGTGTCATCATCGAACCGATTGCCCCCTCCGTAAACCGGCGATTATCATTCATGCTCGTCCTCATGCCGTACCATTTAAAAGGATGTTCCGGACCCGGGCCAACTCCGCGGGCGTGTCCACCTCAACCGAATCGTAGGCCGTTTCCACCATTTTGATCCGGTAGCCACACTCCAACGCCCGAAGTTGTTCCAGGGCCTCCAGC
The Deltaproteobacteria bacterium DNA segment above includes these coding regions:
- a CDS encoding 1-acyl-sn-glycerol-3-phosphate acyltransferase, producing MVDIEHLSRIRLVAEPRGQMLVANFFLTPNYRFFAQVDIHIENLEKIPLDENVIFAMNHTDRYNYWPFQWKLWTLKTFPYTTVWVKGKYYRNALLGKCLDACNLIPVPSMAYLIEEFYRKKFGEPIDPALYRDVKDVIDGRYDHAGTYPENAARIFRAWGDDFVGFIRDYYDLVMERVAELSRQALVDRGLNLIIFPEGTRSIRLAEGKTGLAQLALWSRKKIVPIGCNNSEQVYRRRLPFARSGRIVYRVGDPLSIEDRLKPYRIDTPFQLFSRDSQRKYRDQFEGVASAVMARIALLLDERYRQQEAVVCK